A part of Paenibacillus donghaensis genomic DNA contains:
- a CDS encoding helix-turn-helix domain-containing protein: protein MNSVSNLLHLAQQGDKEAEAKLIIRYEPVINKYAKRNGTIDADCKQHLTIAFILAVRRFDLNRYK from the coding sequence ATGAATAGCGTATCTAATCTGCTTCATTTAGCACAACAAGGTGACAAAGAAGCTGAAGCCAAATTGATTATCCGTTATGAGCCTGTTATAAATAAATACGCTAAACGAAATGGAACCATTGATGCAGATTGCAAACAACATTTGACAATTGCCTTTATCCTGGCAGTTCGTCGCTTTGATCTCAATCGTTATAAATAA
- a CDS encoding helix-turn-helix domain-containing protein, with the protein MPEQSVPLPSDTKYLLASMFEQYPDVVNVPQLCEMLGGISPKSVYKLLQANRVPHFKIGRAYKIPKIQVITYLQSLMQSQ; encoded by the coding sequence ATGCCAGAACAATCTGTGCCATTACCTTCGGACACAAAGTATCTTCTTGCATCCATGTTTGAACAATATCCTGATGTTGTGAATGTTCCCCAACTATGCGAAATGCTTGGCGGAATTAGTCCCAAAAGTGTCTATAAACTTTTACAAGCAAATAGAGTTCCTCATTTTAAAATCGGACGAGCATACAAGATACCCAAAATTCAAGTTATTACCTACCTCCAATCATTGATGCAGTCACAATAA
- a CDS encoding winged helix-turn-helix transcriptional regulator, protein MVKRTVSLTRPIQTIYELTPKGSALVTFIPCLMDWVRMLQFSI, encoded by the coding sequence TTGGTTAAAAGAACTGTAAGTTTGACACGCCCCATACAAACCATTTATGAATTAACACCAAAAGGATCTGCTCTTGTTACATTCATACCCTGTTTAATGGACTGGGTTAGAATGCTGCAATTCAGCATATAA
- a CDS encoding MFS transporter, with the protein MSSNSQSIFSPHYFALSIGIILSVMAVGFEGLSVTTIAPSIAGDLNGLDLFGWIFSTYLLAQIIGTLVVGRIIDRQGLAAPFTIALLLFIVGLIAAATAGDMYTMIGSRAMQGLGAGAIMTCVYTAISLSYPDELRAKILGAFGTAYVLPSMLGPYVAGLIADQWSWRFVFWGILPVLIVSALLSLPAFRKLKTEEIQEDNGAASIWMALLLTIGTGIFLVGLSMLPIITGFVLVIIGLVLMVYPLRKLLPKGTLAFRKGMPAILATRGLFFAAYTSTQNFLVLALIDVKGITPSQAGLIVASAALSWCIIAYLQGRWDSADQGRGRHTRIILGVLLLAIGIAFVFWIPVVTVTVAVIGQIIAGIGIGLAHPISGVVAFSQTGEGGVGKTSANLQFADSFTPGVVIGIGGSILVVCQAAGMSLQSGLIVTMGFHLLLIVMSLLASTRITPAPK; encoded by the coding sequence ATGTCGTCTAATTCTCAAAGCATTTTCAGCCCACATTATTTTGCATTGTCCATAGGAATTATACTGTCGGTGATGGCAGTTGGATTCGAAGGCCTATCGGTAACGACTATTGCCCCTTCCATTGCTGGCGACTTGAACGGCCTTGACCTATTTGGTTGGATATTCAGTACTTATCTGCTTGCGCAGATTATCGGTACCTTGGTCGTCGGTCGAATCATTGATAGACAAGGACTTGCAGCACCATTCACTATCGCACTTCTTTTGTTTATCGTCGGGCTGATTGCTGCCGCAACAGCAGGGGATATGTATACCATGATAGGGTCACGGGCCATGCAGGGTTTAGGTGCCGGCGCTATAATGACTTGCGTGTACACTGCAATATCCTTAAGTTATCCCGATGAATTACGTGCCAAAATACTCGGAGCATTCGGTACTGCCTACGTTCTTCCGTCTATGCTCGGTCCATACGTTGCAGGTCTGATCGCAGATCAGTGGTCCTGGCGGTTTGTTTTCTGGGGAATCTTACCGGTCCTGATTGTTTCAGCACTGCTTAGTTTACCTGCGTTTAGGAAATTAAAAACAGAGGAGATACAAGAGGACAACGGGGCTGCATCTATATGGATGGCGTTACTATTAACGATAGGTACGGGGATTTTCTTAGTTGGTCTTAGCATGCTGCCGATAATTACAGGGTTTGTTTTAGTCATTATTGGTTTAGTGCTAATGGTGTATCCGCTGCGCAAACTGCTACCCAAGGGAACTCTTGCTTTCCGAAAAGGTATGCCAGCAATTCTGGCAACACGTGGGCTGTTCTTCGCTGCCTATACCAGCACACAGAATTTCTTGGTATTGGCTTTAATAGATGTGAAAGGTATTACTCCTTCACAGGCTGGATTAATTGTAGCGAGTGCTGCACTGAGTTGGTGCATCATTGCTTATCTGCAAGGACGTTGGGACTCAGCAGACCAGGGGCGTGGACGTCATACAAGAATTATCCTGGGTGTGCTACTGCTTGCCATTGGGATTGCCTTCGTATTTTGGATACCCGTTGTAACAGTTACCGTTGCGGTTATTGGTCAAATCATAGCTGGAATCGGAATCGGATTGGCGCATCCTATTAGCGGCGTTGTGGCATTTTCTCAAACAGGGGAAGGAGGGGTTGGCAAAACTTCGGCAAATCTACAATTTGCGGATTCTTTTACACCGGGTGTAGTTATCGGAATAGGCGGTTCGATTCTTGTTGTTTGTCAAGCTGCAGGGATGTCACTGCAATCAGGATTAATTGTAACGATGGGTTTTCATCTCTTGTTAATCGTAATGAGTTTATTGGCTAGCACTCGGATTACACCAGCTCCAAAATGA
- a CDS encoding helix-turn-helix transcriptional regulator translates to MSRNQTNKDASTSTRRAIIDLLKQQGGMDVVALSSKFSLSGMAIRQHLNALKEEGLVTYEEEARPMGRPTKLWRLTPEANRFFPSGYSELSVSLIHSMKEAFGNEGLDKLLAVRNKNMQEQYLQHLGDASGVREKLEKLADIRTNEGYMAEIKDQDDGSLLFIEKHCPICEAAATCTGLCKNELHLFATILGDNVHIERVEYILAGGRNCVYRVREGEQAH, encoded by the coding sequence ATGAGCCGAAATCAAACGAATAAGGATGCCTCAACTAGTACCCGGAGAGCGATCATTGACCTGCTAAAGCAGCAAGGGGGAATGGATGTTGTGGCACTATCCTCCAAATTTTCGCTATCTGGAATGGCTATTCGTCAACATTTAAATGCTCTGAAAGAAGAAGGGTTAGTTACTTACGAAGAAGAGGCCCGTCCCATGGGTCGACCAACAAAGCTATGGAGATTAACTCCCGAGGCTAATCGGTTTTTTCCAAGCGGATATTCTGAGTTATCAGTCAGTCTGATCCATTCGATGAAAGAGGCTTTCGGAAACGAGGGGCTGGACAAGCTGCTGGCTGTCCGGAATAAGAATATGCAAGAGCAATATCTCCAACACCTTGGTGACGCATCTGGCGTAAGAGAGAAGCTGGAGAAACTAGCCGATATTCGAACAAACGAAGGCTATATGGCTGAGATCAAGGATCAAGACGATGGCAGTCTCTTGTTTATTGAGAAGCATTGTCCGATCTGTGAAGCTGCTGCTACTTGTACCGGATTATGTAAGAATGAGTTACATTTATTTGCAACCATTCTGGGAGATAATGTTCATATCGAACGGGTAGAGTATATTTTGGCGGGGGGAAGAAACTGTGTATATAGGGTTAGGGAAGGCGAACAAGCGCATTGA
- the mraY gene encoding phospho-N-acetylmuramoyl-pentapeptide-transferase — translation MYGIMAISGLSFLLVAVFTPLLIWTLRRLRLTQPIRAELPADHQAKQGTPLMAGLTLLIGIAISLQFHLVPLMLLLCATFLLFSLVGFLDDFKKAFWQNPSGISGRTKLVLQFIFTGTILYVLLHSFGLTSDIALFQGYHLHLPVYVYVAVMLLFVVGSANAINFTDGLDGLLINVAIPTYFFFFLISDKPEVQTFSLVMIGCLLGLFLYNIYPARAFMGDTGSLAIGGSLSVLAVIEKVEVLIPILFFVYLAEQLSVILQVWYYKRTKLRLFRMAPIHYHFSLKYGWSENKIVMIFGFISWASVLICWLIWKYLMH, via the coding sequence ATGTACGGAATTATGGCTATTTCCGGCCTGTCTTTCCTTCTGGTGGCGGTATTTACGCCGCTGTTGATCTGGACGCTGCGCAGGCTGAGGCTAACGCAGCCGATTCGCGCCGAGCTTCCAGCGGATCATCAGGCCAAACAAGGTACACCGCTTATGGCAGGGCTGACCCTGCTTATCGGGATAGCGATTTCGCTGCAGTTTCATCTCGTGCCTCTAATGTTGCTCTTATGCGCTACGTTTCTGTTGTTCAGCTTGGTCGGATTTCTGGATGATTTCAAAAAGGCTTTCTGGCAAAACCCGTCCGGGATCTCCGGCCGCACGAAGCTGGTGCTTCAATTTATTTTTACTGGAACCATCTTGTATGTGTTGCTCCATTCGTTCGGCCTGACGAGCGATATTGCGTTATTTCAGGGGTACCACCTGCACTTGCCTGTATACGTGTATGTGGCAGTCATGCTGCTGTTTGTGGTCGGCTCCGCGAATGCCATCAATTTTACGGACGGTCTTGATGGGTTGCTGATCAATGTGGCCATTCCGACGTATTTTTTCTTTTTTTTGATTTCGGACAAACCTGAAGTGCAGACATTTTCACTCGTCATGATCGGCTGTCTGCTTGGGCTTTTCCTTTACAACATCTATCCGGCAAGAGCGTTTATGGGCGATACGGGGTCACTGGCAATTGGAGGCTCCCTATCCGTTTTGGCCGTCATTGAGAAGGTCGAGGTTTTGATTCCGATTCTGTTTTTCGTCTATTTGGCGGAGCAGCTGTCGGTCATTTTGCAGGTGTGGTACTACAAACGGACGAAGCTGCGGCTGTTCCGGATGGCCCCGATCCATTACCATTTCAGCCTGAAATACGGATGGAGCGAAAACAAAATCGTGATGATTTTCGGTTTCATTTCGTGGGCATCCGTACTGATCTGCTGGTTGATCTGGAAATATCTCATGCACTAA
- a CDS encoding lipid II flippase family protein yields MRKCGTVTLTYSLRLTGVRLGKLTVAMSLSGIILFISR; encoded by the coding sequence ATCAGAAAATGCGGTACAGTAACTCTTACATATTCTCTTCGTTTAACAGGTGTGCGTTTAGGGAAATTGACGGTTGCCATGTCCTTATCGGGGATTATACTGTTCATTTCTAGATAA
- a CDS encoding VOC family protein, whose translation MATKQWDHLVHYVNDLDQAVQVFGEHGLVAFRGGSHKAWGTFNTLSYFGLTYIEFLGIENLELATSTEHNRVVKDAVDLLPEREILSRVVIRTDDIEEMAASLGAAGLSLSPIIDGNRLDNTGRLIEWRMMTIDGDFEGLVYPFVIQWKGSDEERLESMTNSGIIQPHPAGYVEMTRAVFRVSHPAAAAAHWAELFGLEVVSADASKVTLEIGGKFYDFVHGDENLFKQVILQTDSVQLKGSTIAIGEGEYVFV comes from the coding sequence ATGGCAACCAAACAATGGGACCACCTCGTGCATTATGTGAATGACTTGGATCAAGCCGTGCAAGTGTTTGGAGAGCACGGCCTGGTAGCTTTTCGCGGAGGTTCTCATAAGGCCTGGGGTACCTTCAATACATTAAGTTATTTCGGCTTGACCTACATCGAGTTTCTGGGCATAGAGAATCTGGAGCTCGCAACGTCAACGGAGCATAACCGGGTAGTGAAGGATGCCGTAGACCTGCTGCCGGAGCGTGAGATCCTGAGCCGAGTGGTGATCCGCACGGACGATATCGAAGAGATGGCCGCTTCGCTGGGCGCGGCAGGTTTAAGCCTGTCCCCGATCATTGACGGCAACCGTCTGGATAACACCGGCAGGTTAATCGAGTGGCGCATGATGACCATCGATGGTGATTTCGAAGGTCTGGTCTACCCGTTCGTTATTCAATGGAAAGGCAGCGATGAAGAGCGGCTGGAGAGCATGACAAATAGTGGCATCATCCAGCCTCATCCTGCCGGATATGTCGAAATGACCAGAGCTGTCTTCCGTGTCTCCCACCCCGCTGCGGCTGCAGCCCATTGGGCAGAGCTGTTTGGACTCGAAGTGGTTTCCGCTGACGCTTCCAAGGTCACGCTTGAGATTGGCGGCAAGTTCTATGATTTCGTCCACGGGGACGAGAACCTCTTTAAGCAGGTCATTCTGCAGACTGATTCTGTCCAGCTGAAAGGTTCGACGATTGCGATCGGCGAAGGCGAGTATGTGTTTGTGTAA
- the proC gene encoding pyrroline-5-carboxylate reductase has translation MERLTKKRIHFIGGGQMAEAMIRACIANKSVAAEQFTVTDIHEARLQYLNETYGVITDSSQGKLLAAADLIVIAVRPQDNLAALGEAVKQSAQPAAAIVSIVAGVTIEKLAGFFGAERPIIRVIPNTLTDTGYGYSGVALNDHAAVDQVDDFLHGFGKVQVLEERLIDIFTGYGVCGPNYIYYFIESLADAGVLAGLPREQAWNVALENLVGSVAMLRQTGLHPRQLLDINNSPGGVGIHGLYELNNSDFAAGLQRSVLAAVKRTTELGAK, from the coding sequence GTGGAGAGATTGACGAAGAAGCGGATTCACTTCATCGGCGGCGGACAAATGGCCGAGGCCATGATTCGTGCCTGCATCGCGAATAAGAGCGTTGCTGCAGAGCAGTTTACTGTGACGGATATCCACGAAGCGCGGCTCCAGTATCTTAACGAGACTTATGGCGTAATCACGGACAGCTCGCAAGGCAAGCTGCTTGCAGCAGCCGATTTGATTGTGATCGCCGTGCGGCCCCAGGATAATCTGGCTGCACTCGGTGAAGCGGTAAAGCAGTCCGCGCAGCCGGCAGCCGCCATTGTTTCTATTGTGGCCGGAGTAACGATTGAGAAGCTGGCCGGATTCTTCGGTGCCGAGCGCCCGATTATTAGGGTGATCCCTAATACACTTACCGATACGGGTTATGGTTATAGCGGCGTAGCCTTAAATGACCATGCGGCTGTGGATCAGGTGGATGACTTCCTGCATGGCTTCGGTAAGGTGCAGGTTCTGGAGGAGCGCTTGATCGATATTTTCACCGGATATGGCGTATGCGGCCCCAATTATATCTATTATTTCATTGAATCCCTTGCAGACGCTGGTGTACTGGCCGGACTCCCGCGGGAGCAAGCCTGGAATGTGGCGTTGGAGAACCTGGTTGGCTCAGTAGCGATGCTTCGCCAGACCGGATTGCATCCAAGACAGCTGCTGGACATCAACAATTCCCCCGGCGGCGTAGGCATTCATGGCTTATATGAGCTGAACAACAGCGATTTCGCGGCAGGCCTGCAGAGAAGTGTGCTGGCAGCCGTGAAGCGGACCACCGAGTTAGGAGCGAAATAA
- a CDS encoding MetQ/NlpA family ABC transporter substrate-binding protein, producing MKKLWLVLVVASVVLLAACGQNNNSGASGDKKELVVGFGVGTYEEQFRQSIMPILEKEGYKIEIKTFSQNMQVNPAMKEGSIDASIFQSTAYMNAINDEIDADMTGIAYVPGAPQGLYSVNHTTLDDVKDGTTVAVPNDPVNQERALRILEDLGWIKIKDGAGVADFNINSMEPDKYNIDIKILDPAQILVSLQDVDYGVVNGNYIANSDRKITDALKIENTPMEHRIIVSVNKKDENTQWAKDLKAAYESPEFEEYIKGIEKYDGFILPEAWDNN from the coding sequence ATGAAGAAACTATGGCTGGTTCTTGTAGTAGCAAGTGTAGTGCTGCTGGCAGCGTGTGGTCAGAACAATAATTCAGGAGCATCCGGAGATAAGAAAGAGCTTGTGGTCGGCTTCGGGGTAGGCACCTATGAAGAGCAGTTCCGCCAGTCGATTATGCCGATTCTGGAGAAAGAAGGCTACAAGATCGAGATCAAAACCTTCTCGCAGAACATGCAGGTTAATCCGGCCATGAAGGAAGGCTCGATCGATGCAAGCATCTTCCAGAGTACAGCTTACATGAACGCAATCAACGATGAAATCGATGCAGATATGACGGGAATTGCTTACGTGCCGGGTGCGCCGCAGGGTCTGTACTCTGTGAATCACACCACGCTGGATGATGTGAAAGACGGCACCACCGTGGCGGTTCCGAATGATCCGGTCAACCAGGAGCGCGCACTGCGTATTCTAGAAGATCTGGGCTGGATTAAGATCAAGGATGGAGCGGGCGTAGCCGATTTCAACATCAACAGCATGGAGCCGGATAAGTATAATATTGATATCAAAATTCTGGACCCTGCACAGATTCTGGTTTCGCTGCAGGATGTGGATTATGGTGTGGTCAACGGCAATTACATTGCGAACTCGGACCGGAAGATTACCGACGCGCTCAAAATCGAAAATACGCCGATGGAGCACAGAATCATTGTGTCGGTGAACAAAAAAGATGAGAACACCCAGTGGGCCAAGGACCTGAAGGCAGCTTACGAGTCGCCGGAGTTCGAAGAATACATTAAGGGTATCGAGAAATACGACGGGTTCATTCTGCCTGAGGCTTGGGACAATAACTAA
- a CDS encoding uroporphyrinogen decarboxylase family protein, with product MSEWTKQDRFNAILSGERADRAIISGWRHFIDKEQNAEDLANTTIEFTRKYDWDWVKINPRATYLAEAWGNEYDFSDYRAVFPRQQTTAIPTAASLWDLEVKKAAESAPLLEHLDAVRRIRQGLPDTPLIQTVFSPLTVLLFIVGRSAYVTQTVFGIEHPVTLESLFREHRAAAHHALHAISMTLADYVQELEQAGSNGLFYAVTGTANPGLFNEAMFDEFSRPYDSIVLEAASYGKNVLHTCGTYAQPEKFNDYRIDGISWDTQAEGNPGLAAALSATKVGGVDHALFATNDITQIKQQAEEALSLMKDQPFILSPNCAIPLSVTDEALAEFKQTIHEKRS from the coding sequence GTGAGTGAATGGACGAAGCAAGACCGGTTTAACGCCATTCTGTCCGGTGAGCGGGCAGACCGTGCCATTATCAGCGGCTGGCGTCATTTCATCGACAAGGAACAGAATGCAGAGGATTTAGCGAACACCACCATTGAGTTTACCCGCAAATATGATTGGGACTGGGTCAAAATCAACCCGAGAGCCACCTACCTGGCTGAAGCGTGGGGCAACGAATATGATTTCTCCGACTATAGGGCGGTTTTCCCGAGACAGCAGACGACGGCCATCCCGACGGCTGCAAGCCTGTGGGATCTGGAAGTGAAGAAGGCGGCTGAGTCCGCTCCATTGCTGGAGCATCTGGACGCGGTGCGCCGGATTCGCCAGGGTCTGCCGGATACTCCGTTGATCCAGACGGTCTTCTCTCCGTTAACCGTGCTGCTGTTTATTGTGGGACGTTCCGCTTATGTCACCCAAACCGTATTTGGCATCGAACATCCGGTTACCCTGGAGTCGCTGTTCCGGGAACACAGAGCTGCAGCCCATCATGCGCTGCATGCCATTTCCATGACTTTGGCCGATTATGTACAGGAGCTGGAGCAGGCGGGTTCGAATGGACTCTTTTACGCAGTGACAGGCACGGCTAATCCGGGCTTGTTTAATGAAGCGATGTTCGATGAGTTCTCCAGACCCTATGATTCCATTGTGCTGGAGGCTGCAAGTTATGGCAAAAACGTACTGCACACCTGCGGTACCTATGCCCAACCCGAGAAATTCAATGACTACCGGATCGACGGCATTAGCTGGGATACCCAGGCTGAAGGCAATCCAGGTCTGGCGGCGGCACTCTCAGCCACCAAGGTAGGCGGCGTGGATCACGCTTTGTTCGCCACCAATGACATCACGCAAATCAAGCAGCAGGCTGAAGAAGCTCTGAGCTTAATGAAGGATCAGCCGTTTATCCTCTCACCCAATTGTGCGATTCCGCTTAGTGTAACCGATGAGGCCTTGGCTGAGTTCAAACAAACTATTCATGAAAAGAGGTCGTAA
- a CDS encoding methionine ABC transporter permease, which yields MLSTTVTTEQFLKAIIETIQMVGISLFMGSLIGIPFGILLVVTRPGGVLESKTLYAVLNPIINIVRSLPFIILLVAIIPFTRLIVHTSIGTSAAIVPLIIYIAPYIGRLVENSLLEVNPGILEAAEAMGATPFQVIWYFLLPEAVGSLILSLTTATIGLIGATAMAGTVGGGGVGDLAIVYGYQRFDTVVVVATVVILVILVQGIQSLGNTLARRIRRY from the coding sequence ATGTTGTCAACTACAGTTACAACTGAGCAGTTTCTGAAGGCTATCATCGAAACGATCCAGATGGTCGGGATTTCCTTGTTTATGGGTTCCCTGATTGGGATTCCCTTCGGCATCCTGCTGGTAGTCACCCGTCCAGGCGGGGTATTGGAGAGCAAAACGCTGTACGCGGTCTTGAACCCGATTATCAACATTGTCCGTTCTCTGCCCTTCATTATTCTGCTTGTTGCAATTATTCCGTTCACTCGACTGATCGTGCATACTTCGATCGGGACAAGCGCAGCGATTGTGCCGCTGATCATCTATATTGCTCCTTATATCGGACGTCTGGTAGAGAACTCTCTGCTGGAGGTGAACCCGGGTATTCTGGAGGCAGCTGAAGCCATGGGGGCTACTCCGTTTCAGGTGATCTGGTATTTCCTGTTGCCAGAGGCAGTTGGATCGCTAATTCTGTCACTGACCACCGCGACCATTGGTTTGATCGGGGCGACGGCGATGGCGGGAACCGTTGGCGGCGGCGGCGTAGGGGATTTGGCCATTGTTTATGGCTACCAGCGGTTTGACACCGTTGTAGTGGTTGCAACTGTAGTTATCCTGGTTATTCTGGTGCAGGGAATTCAGTCTTTGGGAAATACACTGGCGAGAAGAATCCGCCGCTACTAG
- a CDS encoding methionine ABC transporter ATP-binding protein produces MIELKNIYKTYTRKGISIEALKGISLKVEKGDIFGVIGYSGAGKSTLIRLVNYLERPTEGQVLVEGKDLGEYNVKELRAAKKNIGMIFQHFNLLESKKVFDNVAIPLVLLKKDKNEIRKRVLELLDFVGLSDKANSYPSELSGGQKQRVGIARALASNPSILLCDEATSALDPQTTRSILQLLKKINAEYNITVMIITHEMSVIQEICNKVAVMEEGRIIEQGSVLEVFGHPQHLTTQNFVKTVIQNSITDSVYKSLKPEPGSRVYKLEYMGSSASEPTLYEMIRAYDVKVNILFANTTEIQETTLATIIIQLKGESSVVDQALSFLRNNGVGVEEVESNVVNYSYN; encoded by the coding sequence ATGATTGAACTAAAGAATATCTACAAAACATACACCCGCAAAGGCATCTCCATAGAGGCACTGAAGGGTATCAGCCTAAAGGTGGAGAAGGGCGATATCTTCGGGGTTATCGGATACAGCGGTGCGGGCAAGAGTACATTGATCCGGCTGGTTAACTATCTGGAGCGCCCTACGGAGGGTCAAGTCCTGGTAGAGGGCAAGGATCTGGGTGAGTACAACGTCAAGGAGCTGCGGGCTGCCAAGAAAAACATCGGCATGATCTTTCAGCATTTCAATCTGCTGGAATCCAAAAAGGTGTTCGACAATGTGGCGATTCCGCTTGTGCTGCTGAAGAAGGACAAGAACGAAATCCGTAAGCGTGTGCTGGAGCTGCTGGATTTCGTTGGTCTTAGCGACAAAGCGAACAGCTATCCGAGTGAATTGTCCGGTGGACAGAAGCAGCGGGTCGGAATTGCCAGAGCGCTGGCCTCGAACCCCTCCATTCTGCTCTGTGATGAAGCGACTTCGGCGCTGGACCCGCAGACGACCCGTTCCATTCTGCAGCTGCTGAAGAAGATCAACGCGGAATACAACATTACCGTGATGATCATCACCCATGAAATGTCGGTTATTCAGGAGATCTGCAACAAGGTGGCGGTGATGGAGGAAGGCAGAATCATCGAGCAGGGCAGTGTGCTGGAAGTCTTTGGGCATCCGCAGCATCTGACAACGCAGAATTTCGTGAAGACGGTGATTCAGAACAGCATTACAGACAGCGTGTATAAGTCACTGAAGCCAGAGCCGGGAAGCCGGGTGTACAAGCTTGAATATATGGGATCAAGTGCCTCGGAGCCGACACTGTATGAGATGATTCGCGCTTACGATGTGAAGGTGAATATTCTGTTTGCCAATACTACGGAAATTCAGGAGACAACCTTGGCGACAATCATTATTCAGCTAAAAGGTGAGTCGTCAGTAGTGGATCAGGCTTTGTCTTTCCTGAGAAACAATGGAGTTGGTGTGGAGGAGGTGGAGTCAAATGTTGTCAACTACAGTTACAACTGA
- a CDS encoding amidohydrolase — protein sequence MLNQTSDEQEETLSSQLIAVRRNLHREPELSYEEFKTTAKLRKWLTDANISILDIPLETGLIAEIGQGSGPVVAIRCDIDALPIEEQTGLPFASEIPGKMHACGHDFHTAVILGAAYILKEREQELPGKVRVLFQPAEETGHGAASVIASGGLAGVEAIFGLHNSPELPTGTFGTRSGALTAGVDRFEITVKGVGAHAAMPENGVDTIVTASQIVTALQTVVSRQTGAQEPVVLSVTRINGGFTWNVLPELVELEGTVRTYNEEIRSRIPQQMTQIINGISAAAGAEAELHWYPGPSATINDAKWADFTKEVAAQTGYVVHDIPPQMGGEDFSLYLQSIPGAFVNIGSGPAYALHHPKFDVDEAAILPAARYFAVLAEQALQKLSKEGCI from the coding sequence ATGTTGAATCAAACATCGGATGAACAGGAAGAGACGCTCAGCAGTCAATTAATCGCAGTCCGCAGAAATCTGCACCGGGAACCGGAATTGTCCTATGAAGAGTTCAAGACGACAGCGAAGCTGCGGAAGTGGCTGACAGATGCCAATATTTCCATCCTGGATATCCCTTTGGAAACCGGGCTGATTGCGGAAATCGGACAGGGCAGCGGCCCGGTCGTTGCGATCCGCTGTGATATCGATGCACTTCCGATTGAAGAACAGACTGGGCTGCCTTTCGCTTCAGAGATACCTGGCAAGATGCATGCCTGCGGACATGATTTCCACACCGCTGTCATTCTTGGTGCGGCTTATATATTGAAGGAACGTGAGCAAGAGCTGCCAGGCAAGGTGCGGGTATTGTTCCAGCCGGCAGAAGAGACTGGCCACGGTGCCGCAAGTGTAATCGCTTCGGGCGGGCTGGCAGGAGTGGAAGCCATCTTCGGCTTGCACAATTCGCCGGAATTGCCTACCGGAACCTTTGGCACCCGCAGCGGCGCGTTGACCGCAGGCGTAGACCGGTTTGAGATTACCGTCAAAGGGGTTGGTGCTCATGCCGCAATGCCGGAGAATGGGGTGGATACGATTGTTACAGCCTCCCAGATTGTAACTGCACTACAGACCGTGGTCAGCCGCCAGACCGGAGCTCAAGAGCCGGTTGTACTGAGTGTGACCCGCATTAATGGAGGTTTCACCTGGAATGTACTGCCGGAGCTAGTCGAGCTGGAAGGGACGGTACGTACTTATAATGAAGAGATCCGCAGCCGGATACCGCAGCAGATGACACAGATCATCAATGGCATTTCGGCCGCCGCCGGAGCGGAAGCCGAGCTTCACTGGTATCCTGGTCCCTCGGCAACGATCAACGATGCGAAGTGGGCCGACTTCACCAAGGAGGTTGCCGCGCAGACCGGATACGTGGTGCATGATATTCCGCCGCAGATGGGCGGGGAGGATTTCTCGTTGTATTTGCAGAGCATCCCCGGCGCTTTTGTGAACATTGGCTCAGGTCCGGCTTATGCCCTGCATCATCCGAAATTCGACGTTGATGAAGCCGCAATCCTGCCCGCGGCCCGCTATTTCGCCGTACTGGCAGAGCAGGCTCTGCAGAAACTGAGTAAAGAGGGATGTATATGA